GCCGCCTTATCCATACCCTTATCCAAGTTTTCATTCTGCAGGCAAAAAAGAAAAACATTCCCCTGCATGTGACGATCGACGCCAATGTACCGGATATGCTCATTGGGGATGGTCTCAGGCTTCGTCAAATCCTCTCCAATCTTTTAGGCAATGCCATCAAATTCACGGAGCAGGGCGAAATAGAACTCACTATTGAGCCGCGAGAAATGAATGCAGGGTGCCACGATCGCGCCTGTTTGTTACTGACAGTGCGTGATTCAGGTATTGGCATTCCCGACGAAAAAATTGATACGATTTTCGATAGTTTCACCCAGGCCAACACGATGACGAATCGTCGATATGGAGGAACCGGTCTGGGATTGGCTATCACCAGACGACTTGTCGAAATGATGGGAGGTCGCTTGTGGGTGACGAGTACAGTGGGAAAAGGTTCCTCGTTCTCGTTGACGTTACCATTTGGCATTTCGCGCGATACCTCGTTGGAACTACCCAATGATACCCTGGAAACGCAGTCTCCGACCAAAGCAGGATTGCGTATCCTGTTGGCAGAAGACAATGAGATAAACCAACGTTTCACAAGCGTTTTTCTCCGAAGTCGAGGACACTCGGTTCATATCGTCAGCAATGGCCAGGAAGCGATTGATGCTGCCGTTGACCAGGATTGGGATATTATTTTGATGGATATTTCTATGCCCGTGGTCGACGGTATAGAAGCCACCAAAGTCATTCGCGAAACGGCCCCTAAAAACGGAGAGCCCCCTGTCCCCATCATCGCGCTTACAGCACATGCCTTTCCCAGCGATAAAGAAAAATTTCTTGCTGCCGGCATGAATGGATACGTGGCGAAACCATTCAATCTCAGCGAATTTGAAGGCGTACTTCTCCGTTTGGCTGAAAAACGTAGTGGTGACGCACAACGATCAAAATCCGTTGTTGAATTGTTTGATGAGAACTGGATTGTCCGTACTTTTGAAGACAAAGCCGATTTTTTAACCGAGCTTGTCACCATCTTCAAAGAGGATGCTCCACCGAAGCTCATTACCATTCGGCAAGCTGCCTCCAATCAAGATTTTAAAGCCGCTGCCGATGCAGCGCACTCCCTGAAAGGGATTTCCACCACGGTTGGCGCTCAGGCTGTTCGTGAAGCAGCCCACGCTGCTGAACATGCCGCGAAAGACGAGCGCCTGGAAACCCTGGAAAAATGTATCGCCCGCCTTGAATATCTTTTGCCCAACACGTTGGCGAGTATTGACCGTGTCTGTCTCGTTTTAACCTCGCAAGATTAAAAAAGGGTGAGTCTATTTCGACTCACCCTGACATCATAGCTCTCTTACTGCACGTTACAACGCATAGACTGTAATCTGATCCTCTTTTGTCTTCATCTTCGTACGTTTGACCATTGTACTCATAGACCAGAAGCAACCGATCATAATAAAAAAACGCCAATGACAATTTCTTGGAATCCCCCTCAGCGGAAACGTAACTATGGCAAATTACGTCGTTTTCGTCGTTCTTCTCGGCGTTGTCGCATACCGGATTGCATAAAATCATTTTGTCGTTGAAAGCGACGGGCATACCAGGCGCGTAATGCGGCCAAGGCGCGTCGACGATTTGCACCAAAGCGTTGCCCGAGTATCTCCATAGCAGCGTCAAGCGTTCTATTGCGATCAATAGCCAACGTCGCCAACCGTTGACGAAACATAGCAGGGATATCTCCGAACTCCTCTGGAGACACCCCACGACGAAACCGCAGAAATCGTCCCGCCAACAAACGTCGGCGTTGGCCGGAATGATCCGTAAAAAAGGCTGGTCCTCCCTCGAAAACAGCCACTTCAACATTATCATCGGCCACGGATACCGCTACATCTGTCCCACGAATTCCTAAAAAGCCCATTGGGGTTTGTATCTGGATATGATCGGCATCAGGATCGGCAGTTTCTCCGGAAACAAATCGAAGAGTCCCAACAGCAAGTGATACCGTCAATCGTGCACGTTGTGCTTGATCAGGATCATAAACAAAGTCAGAAAGCAGCACCTGTGAATCGGAAGACATGGACAATACCGAACCGTCCCAGAATTCCAGAGTTGCAAGACCTTGTGTGCGTGTCTCCACCGTATCATCACGAAACACAGGGTCTCGTTGTGCAAGCGTTCGTTGCGCACCTTGAGCCTTGGCAAAGACTTCTGGAGATAATTCTTGGGCATATCCCACCAGGGTTTCTGCATGCGCTGTAGAAACAAGGAGTACGAAAACGAGCCCCCCGAAAGAGAGTCCAATCGTCGCCTTTTTCAAA
The window above is part of the Desulfovibrio inopinatus DSM 10711 genome. Proteins encoded here:
- a CDS encoding ATP-binding protein: MTASNRLDSLDDTAQLSPASSYPQDNYKAIFDIIQTGAALIHNQQIVNINRHGAEIFGYLPEEILGHTTSLFFFSPSHAENFHRECERRLAARGTAHFEHAFKTKDGNEIWCQIRVAPLDASNVAQGVVWTFDNIQKERKIQRELQKAKNAAESANRLKSEFLANMSHEIRTPLNGIIGMISLAQESVVSAETRRMLESALDACDQMLDILNEILDFSKIEAGKFELVSESFSLRRLIHTLIQVFILQAKKKNIPLHVTIDANVPDMLIGDGLRLRQILSNLLGNAIKFTEQGEIELTIEPREMNAGCHDRACLLLTVRDSGIGIPDEKIDTIFDSFTQANTMTNRRYGGTGLGLAITRRLVEMMGGRLWVTSTVGKGSSFSLTLPFGISRDTSLELPNDTLETQSPTKAGLRILLAEDNEINQRFTSVFLRSRGHSVHIVSNGQEAIDAAVDQDWDIILMDISMPVVDGIEATKVIRETAPKNGEPPVPIIALTAHAFPSDKEKFLAAGMNGYVAKPFNLSEFEGVLLRLAEKRSGDAQRSKSVVELFDENWIVRTFEDKADFLTELVTIFKEDAPPKLITIRQAASNQDFKAAADAAHSLKGISTTVGAQAVREAAHAAEHAAKDERLETLEKCIARLEYLLPNTLASIDRVCLVLTSQD
- a CDS encoding FecR family protein, coding for MSQRGVRHRFLCHLKKATIGLSFGGLVFVLLVSTAHAETLVGYAQELSPEVFAKAQGAQRTLAQRDPVFRDDTVETRTQGLATLEFWDGSVLSMSSDSQVLLSDFVYDPDQAQRARLTVSLAVGTLRFVSGETADPDADHIQIQTPMGFLGIRGTDVAVSVADDNVEVAVFEGGPAFFTDHSGQRRRLLAGRFLRFRRGVSPEEFGDIPAMFRQRLATLAIDRNRTLDAAMEILGQRFGANRRRALAALRAWYARRFQRQNDFMQSGMRQRREERRKRRNLP